Proteins encoded together in one Anoxybacillus flavithermus window:
- a CDS encoding MspI family type II restriction endonuclease: protein MLFLKIMENELPNLNKKLAQWAYAGIGGYGDPKIHWAKYMVVFKNETKEIEMKKMDTYIKNLNP, encoded by the coding sequence ATGCTATTCCTAAAAATAATGGAAAATGAACTCCCTAACCTCAATAAAAAATTAGCGCAATGGGCTTATGCAGGAATTGGAGGCTATGGGGATCCAAAGATTCATTGGGCAAAATATATGGTTGTTTTCAAAAATGAAACAAAAGAGATAGAAATGAAAAAAATGGATACGTACATTAAAAACCTGAATCCGTGA